In Saccharolobus solfataricus, a genomic segment contains:
- a CDS encoding DNA polymerase sliding clamp has product MFKIVYPNAKDFFSFINSITNVTDSIILNFTEDGIFSRHLTEDKVLMAIMRIPKDVLSEYSIDSPTSVKLDVSSVKKILSKASSKKATIELTETDSGLKIIIRDEKSGAKSTIYIKAEKGQVEQLTEPKVNLAVNFTTDESVLNVIAADVTLVGEEMRISTEEDKIKIEAGEEGKRYVAFLMKDKPLKELSIDTSASSSYSAEMFKDAVKGLRGFSAPTMVSFGENLPMKIDVEAVSGGHMIFWIAPRL; this is encoded by the coding sequence ATGTTTAAGATTGTTTACCCTAATGCAAAAGACTTTTTCTCTTTTATAAATTCCATTACGAACGTTACTGATTCCATTATTCTAAATTTCACTGAAGATGGAATATTTTCGAGACATTTGACTGAAGATAAAGTGCTAATGGCGATTATGAGAATACCTAAAGATGTTTTAAGCGAATATAGTATTGATAGCCCTACTTCAGTTAAATTGGATGTCTCTTCAGTAAAGAAGATTCTTTCAAAAGCCAGCTCAAAGAAAGCTACGATCGAGTTGACAGAGACTGATAGTGGATTAAAGATTATAATAAGAGATGAGAAGAGTGGGGCGAAAAGTACAATTTATATTAAAGCAGAGAAAGGTCAAGTTGAACAACTAACTGAACCGAAAGTTAATTTGGCCGTGAATTTCACTACAGATGAAAGTGTACTTAATGTAATAGCAGCTGACGTAACTTTGGTTGGAGAAGAGATGAGGATTTCAACAGAGGAGGATAAGATAAAGATAGAGGCTGGTGAGGAGGGGAAAAGATATGTCGCATTTCTTATGAAGGATAAACCCCTAAAGGAACTTTCTATAGATACATCGGCATCATCTTCTTATAGCGCGGAAATGTTTAAGGATGCTGTAAAAGGTCTAAGAGGTTTTTCGGCCCCAACAATGGTAAGCTTTGGAGAAAATCTCCCTATGAAAATTGACGTAGAAGCAGTAAGTGGGGGTCATATGATCTTTTGGATAGCGCCAAGGTTATAA
- a CDS encoding amidohydrolase family protein, translated as MAYGGRITLNVRIALVGEELEIRENVNIEIEEGIITHIGNGFSSEGITFKNGILIPGIVNAHVHSADFICQEMGYNMPISKVVGDPHSVKYECFAKNTKESIMNSIERFVLRARELGSNVMIDFREQGLEGSLISSTIKKKMATNGVKYYFLGRLEEDEFKDIRNLNSLYKIADGYGLSSAFSTSEIELIKHVFNNKIRSVHVSETIKHWLRDDLEYVMKRYEPNLIIHGTYLSEEEIDIMRYRKASIVYCPRSNLWFSVGIPKVINGLKSGVNLLIGTDNGGVLDPDMWKEMETLLLISRVQDPLSDHSLQILKASTINAYKFLGIRGWIEEGNPIEAGLLVLEGDSTGILNSNNKYIGIIKRGNKIIYNLGAIQKII; from the coding sequence TTGGCATATGGAGGAAGAATAACACTAAATGTAAGAATAGCTCTCGTAGGAGAAGAGCTAGAAATAAGAGAGAACGTTAATATAGAAATAGAAGAAGGTATAATAACTCATATAGGAAATGGTTTCTCATCTGAAGGCATAACGTTTAAAAACGGAATCTTAATCCCTGGGATAGTTAACGCTCATGTGCATTCTGCCGACTTCATATGCCAAGAAATGGGATACAATATGCCAATAAGTAAAGTCGTTGGAGATCCGCATAGCGTTAAATACGAATGTTTTGCAAAAAACACAAAAGAATCCATCATGAACTCCATAGAGAGATTTGTCTTAAGAGCGAGAGAACTAGGTTCAAATGTAATGATAGACTTTAGAGAGCAAGGATTAGAGGGAAGCTTAATTTCAAGTACAATTAAGAAGAAAATGGCTACGAACGGGGTGAAGTATTACTTTCTAGGAAGACTTGAAGAAGATGAGTTCAAGGATATCCGTAATTTAAATAGTTTATATAAAATAGCTGACGGTTATGGGTTATCTAGTGCTTTTAGCACATCTGAAATAGAGTTAATAAAACACGTATTTAACAATAAAATTAGGTCTGTTCACGTATCCGAGACCATAAAACATTGGTTAAGAGATGACTTAGAGTACGTTATGAAAAGATATGAACCAAACCTAATAATACATGGTACTTATTTAAGTGAAGAGGAAATTGATATTATGAGATATAGGAAAGCATCCATAGTTTATTGTCCAAGGAGTAATCTGTGGTTCTCTGTAGGGATACCAAAGGTAATAAATGGGTTAAAGAGTGGGGTTAATCTATTGATTGGAACTGATAATGGGGGAGTATTAGATCCAGACATGTGGAAAGAAATGGAGACTTTGCTTCTAATTTCAAGGGTTCAAGATCCACTTTCTGACCACTCACTACAAATATTGAAGGCAAGTACTATTAACGCTTATAAGTTTTTAGGAATTAGAGGATGGATAGAAGAGGGGAACCCTATTGAAGCTGGGTTACTAGTCCTTGAGGGAGATAGCACGGGCATATTAAACTCAAATAATAAATATATTGGAATTATAAAAAGAGGTAATAAAATAATTTATAACCTTGGCGCTATCCAAAAGATCATATGA
- a CDS encoding ATP-binding protein has product MYEKRHIVANILMLIVAYLVDNLMYYLTSAGNLSQLVNNLSTLLLIIPILVVIFSVFITLMFSSIIVSFLYYVTAIAYALVISNNVGSTLILSTFLNLLGYYALATIIIGVILGISRRSFPDEILLNVSRLNVSVNKKNAIYGGLIVLISFLIFYEVLSSPFLFVGSIASFTLLFFISNDSIFPLIILSWFSFPFLFTQLSAYSVNEKGIELGSIEGVLAPSLVNRISNTKYGWKKFSNLKFVLNFDGAKNYNIVILGTSGSGKSSLAKSIIGKFTDASFLVFDLHGEYEIEKAERIDISKNSLNPLSLNGASPRQRALEVAYMLRSIFKLGNLQTIDIFNIIMDTYAEKGIDENDESSWNLTPPTFRDVLLMIERRKKLVDNSQDLSRLSSIEPYIQFLANQILSGNSLNMKKIFESNIILDFSKVTTDELKYVLIETILRDFRNYIYRRGISGLWKFLVIDEAPFILSKETGLEIVERLFAEVRKFGVGMILISQLTENIENIVQNSSYIFIFNVVEPKELDYLSRVLSGSDRDKYEAIYQAIRSLERGYVVTVSGDNRAILLVKLNSLK; this is encoded by the coding sequence ATGTATGAGAAGAGACACATTGTTGCTAATATATTAATGCTTATTGTAGCTTATCTAGTTGATAATTTAATGTATTATTTGACATCAGCAGGTAATTTAAGCCAGTTAGTAAATAATCTGTCTACATTACTATTAATTATTCCTATATTAGTAGTGATATTTTCAGTATTCATAACTTTAATGTTTTCATCCATAATAGTCTCATTCCTTTATTACGTAACAGCCATAGCTTACGCGTTAGTAATTTCTAATAACGTGGGCTCTACCCTTATTTTATCTACGTTCTTAAATTTGTTAGGATATTATGCTCTTGCTACTATTATTATCGGAGTTATATTGGGAATTTCTAGAAGAAGTTTTCCAGATGAGATTTTGTTAAATGTTTCACGGCTTAATGTGAGTGTTAATAAGAAGAATGCTATCTATGGGGGATTGATTGTTTTAATTTCTTTCCTGATTTTCTATGAGGTTTTATCCAGTCCATTCTTGTTTGTAGGTAGCATAGCATCATTCACCTTACTATTCTTTATTTCAAATGACTCTATTTTTCCGTTAATTATCTTGTCGTGGTTCTCATTTCCATTCCTATTTACGCAATTATCTGCGTATTCTGTTAACGAGAAGGGGATAGAGCTCGGTTCTATTGAGGGAGTGTTGGCTCCTTCATTAGTTAATAGGATATCTAATACTAAGTATGGTTGGAAGAAATTTTCTAACTTGAAGTTTGTTCTAAACTTTGATGGAGCAAAGAACTATAACATAGTGATACTAGGTACAAGTGGATCTGGAAAGTCTAGTTTAGCTAAGAGTATTATTGGGAAATTTACAGATGCTAGTTTCTTGGTTTTTGATCTACATGGAGAGTATGAGATTGAAAAAGCAGAAAGAATTGACATCTCTAAGAATTCATTAAATCCTCTTTCGTTAAATGGCGCATCTCCTAGGCAAAGGGCATTGGAAGTGGCTTATATGCTAAGGTCCATTTTTAAACTTGGTAATTTACAAACTATAGATATTTTTAATATTATAATGGATACCTATGCCGAAAAGGGAATTGATGAAAACGATGAGAGCAGTTGGAATTTAACACCACCTACTTTTAGGGATGTATTATTAATGATAGAGAGAAGGAAGAAATTAGTTGATAATTCACAAGACCTTTCTAGGCTATCTTCAATTGAACCGTATATACAATTTTTGGCTAATCAAATTTTAAGTGGTAATAGCTTAAATATGAAAAAAATTTTCGAGAGTAATATAATTCTGGATTTTTCTAAAGTTACTACAGACGAGCTAAAATATGTTTTAATTGAAACGATACTTAGAGATTTTAGAAATTACATATATAGGCGTGGGATATCTGGTTTGTGGAAATTTTTGGTTATAGACGAGGCTCCTTTTATACTCAGTAAAGAGACTGGATTAGAGATAGTTGAGAGATTATTCGCAGAGGTTAGGAAGTTCGGAGTCGGAATGATTCTTATATCTCAATTAACTGAGAATATAGAAAATATTGTCCAAAATTCGAGTTATATCTTTATATTTAATGTTGTTGAGCCAAAAGAGTTAGATTACTTAAGTAGGGTGTTAAGTGGAAGCGACAGAGATAAATACGAGGCTATTTATCAAGCTATTCGATCTTTAGAAAGGGGTTACGTGGTTACTGTAAGCGGGGATAACAGAGCTATACTTTTAGTAAAGCTTAATTCTTTAAAATAA
- the ribC gene encoding riboflavin synthase: protein MTRKYGIADTTFSRVDMGSLVYKVIRSEDSEADIVRYTVPGIKDLPVAAKRLIDEGCDGVITLGWVGKTMLDKYSYLATSIGLIMVQILTSKHVIDVTVHEDEADDEEKLKEIAIDRATKHAKNLVKLVKEGKNALTKYAGKGLRQGYSNAGEID, encoded by the coding sequence ATGACGAGAAAATATGGAATAGCGGATACTACATTTTCAAGAGTAGATATGGGAAGTCTAGTATACAAGGTAATAAGAAGCGAAGACAGTGAAGCGGATATCGTTAGGTATACTGTACCAGGTATTAAAGACCTACCAGTAGCTGCGAAAAGATTAATAGATGAAGGATGTGATGGTGTAATAACCTTGGGATGGGTAGGCAAAACGATGTTAGATAAGTACAGCTACTTAGCTACGAGCATAGGCTTAATAATGGTTCAAATTCTAACTTCTAAACACGTGATTGACGTAACAGTACATGAGGATGAAGCAGATGATGAGGAGAAACTAAAGGAAATAGCAATTGATAGAGCCACTAAACACGCTAAAAACTTAGTTAAGCTAGTAAAGGAGGGCAAAAATGCGCTAACTAAATACGCGGGGAAAGGGTTGAGACAGGGGTATAGCAATGCAGGAGAAATCGATTAG
- the ribH gene encoding 6,7-dimethyl-8-ribityllumazine synthase: MQEKSIRLGIVVAEFNYDITQLMLQKALSHARFLNVEVKVVIKVPGTFDMPLAIKKLLEKDFIDAVVTLGAVIKGETKHDELVASQTARKIVDLSTEFNKPVTLGIIGHGATHEQAVERIEEYATRAVEAAIKLVQRTRKLDELKEIKETVIIE, from the coding sequence ATGCAGGAGAAATCGATTAGACTAGGTATAGTAGTAGCTGAATTCAACTATGATATTACGCAGTTGATGTTACAAAAAGCATTATCACATGCTAGATTCTTGAATGTGGAAGTAAAAGTGGTAATAAAAGTACCAGGCACCTTCGATATGCCTCTTGCAATTAAAAAACTTCTTGAGAAAGACTTCATAGATGCTGTGGTGACTTTAGGAGCAGTAATAAAGGGAGAAACTAAGCACGATGAGCTAGTTGCAAGCCAGACTGCTAGGAAAATAGTCGATCTCTCTACGGAATTCAACAAACCAGTGACGTTAGGGATAATTGGGCATGGAGCAACCCACGAACAAGCTGTTGAAAGAATTGAAGAATACGCTACCAGAGCAGTAGAGGCTGCAATAAAATTAGTTCAGAGAACTAGGAAATTAGATGAATTAAAAGAAATCAAGGAAACGGTGATCATAGAGTGA
- a CDS encoding 3,4-dihydroxy-2-butanone-4-phosphate synthase, with the protein MDFLSLRKDLESGIPILIYDFDGREEETDMVFYAGAISWKSIYTLRKEAGGLICYATAINEAKTLGLNFIAEELKQHETYSKLVKKPSYGDYPAFSVWVNHVNTKTGISDYDRYITISELHKIILKTKTNPEEARREFYENFMTPGHVPILIARDIRERRGHTELSITLLQKLGLERSAVIAEILDEKSSMNKDKAKMIAKNFGLHFIEGKDIFKEVII; encoded by the coding sequence ATGGATTTTCTCAGTTTACGTAAAGATCTAGAATCTGGAATACCGATATTAATATATGATTTTGATGGAAGGGAAGAAGAAACTGACATGGTATTTTACGCGGGAGCAATAAGCTGGAAAAGCATATATACTCTAAGGAAAGAAGCAGGGGGATTAATATGCTACGCAACAGCAATTAACGAAGCTAAAACATTAGGTCTGAATTTTATAGCAGAAGAGTTAAAACAACACGAAACATACAGTAAACTAGTAAAGAAGCCTTCTTATGGAGATTACCCAGCATTTTCCGTGTGGGTTAATCATGTTAATACAAAAACTGGAATCTCTGACTATGATAGATATATTACTATAAGCGAATTACATAAAATAATACTCAAAACTAAAACAAATCCAGAAGAGGCAAGAAGGGAATTTTATGAGAACTTCATGACACCAGGTCATGTACCTATACTCATTGCAAGGGATATAAGAGAGAGAAGGGGCCATACTGAATTATCAATAACATTGTTACAAAAACTAGGATTAGAAAGAAGTGCGGTAATAGCAGAGATACTAGACGAGAAGTCCAGCATGAATAAAGATAAGGCAAAAATGATTGCAAAGAACTTCGGGCTTCACTTTATAGAGGGAAAAGACATCTTTAAAGAGGTGATCATATGA
- a CDS encoding GTP cyclohydrolase IIa gives MKILAIKLLDYREWTERLGYDREWLIQKIQNKFMMKIHEIASQYNTFPLQLRFDNFLMIADGITTTQLAYMINDMQENLPVRIKSCLGYGKTPLEAQWNASICLNNQDDNEIKEYTDEKIAALHFDINFNTETLKYTSVYDSFIEITNIYVNLSRFLYKIGGILQYLGGDNYLGFISTESVNKVIEEFSDDNKIKVGIGIGKNARTAIRLATTSLEKIRNNREKTWHMEEE, from the coding sequence GTGAAGATATTAGCGATAAAGCTTTTAGATTATAGAGAGTGGACTGAAAGGTTAGGGTATGATAGAGAGTGGTTAATCCAAAAAATTCAAAATAAATTTATGATGAAAATTCATGAAATAGCCTCCCAATATAACACATTTCCCCTTCAACTCAGATTTGACAATTTCCTAATGATAGCTGATGGGATAACTACCACTCAACTAGCATACATGATAAATGATATGCAAGAGAACCTTCCAGTAAGGATAAAGTCTTGCCTAGGTTATGGAAAAACTCCACTAGAGGCGCAATGGAACGCGTCAATTTGTCTAAATAATCAAGACGATAATGAAATTAAGGAATATACAGACGAAAAAATAGCCGCTTTGCATTTCGATATAAATTTTAATACGGAAACGTTAAAATACACATCTGTATACGACTCATTTATAGAGATAACCAATATATATGTAAACTTATCAAGATTTTTATACAAGATAGGCGGGATACTGCAATATCTAGGCGGGGATAATTATTTAGGCTTTATATCGACTGAGAGCGTCAATAAAGTAATCGAAGAATTTAGTGATGATAACAAGATAAAGGTAGGAATAGGAATAGGGAAAAATGCGAGAACTGCAATAAGATTGGCTACTACTTCTTTAGAAAAAATAAGAAATAATAGGGAAAAAACTTGGCATATGGAGGAAGAATAA
- a CDS encoding 5-methyltetrahydropteroyltriglutamate--homocysteine methyltransferase has translation MNVKKALVGSFPKNPKLGKVISWYNTGKINKEKLEKHISENIKKLFELAGNIKLEYTTNGLFRWDDIVDVTFGFISGTEKGPLQRFFDNNFYYRQPIIKEKINVKKREENSFLQDLEFSRKIKEEVSLPSKLKAVIPGPLTYYVLSDNRYYNSPIELMMDYASVVNSLSQELSSVVDAIEIHEPAIYTNNIKRDILEKLPEIYKSMLDNVKIEKHLITYFEINNLKRLDTLFSLPVDYFGIDVIENLKKLGRVYTYFSSRKVYLGMLNARNTKMERITTIIRVYNSVKRKGVSDVIIGNNTLFDFIPEVVVVKKLKLLKKLEKVEINE, from the coding sequence ATGAATGTGAAAAAAGCCTTAGTGGGTAGTTTTCCAAAAAATCCAAAATTAGGGAAAGTAATTTCATGGTACAATACAGGCAAGATAAATAAGGAGAAACTAGAGAAGCATATAAGTGAGAATATAAAAAAATTGTTTGAGCTAGCTGGAAATATCAAACTAGAGTATACTACCAATGGACTTTTTAGGTGGGATGACATAGTGGATGTAACATTTGGTTTTATTAGTGGTACTGAAAAGGGTCCCCTACAAAGGTTTTTCGATAATAACTTCTATTATAGACAACCTATAATTAAGGAGAAAATAAATGTAAAGAAGAGAGAGGAAAACTCTTTCCTACAAGATTTGGAATTCTCTAGGAAAATTAAGGAAGAAGTAAGTTTACCTTCAAAGTTAAAGGCCGTAATTCCAGGACCTTTAACGTACTATGTACTATCTGATAATCGGTATTACAATAGTCCAATAGAACTAATGATGGATTATGCATCAGTGGTTAATTCATTATCACAAGAACTTTCGAGTGTGGTAGATGCTATAGAAATTCATGAGCCTGCCATATATACTAATAACATCAAGAGAGATATTTTAGAGAAATTACCGGAGATATACAAAAGCATGTTAGATAATGTAAAAATAGAGAAGCATCTAATAACCTATTTTGAAATCAATAACTTAAAGAGGCTAGATACTCTATTCTCCTTACCAGTAGACTATTTTGGTATAGACGTGATAGAGAACTTGAAGAAACTTGGGAGAGTATATACATATTTCTCCTCTAGGAAAGTATACTTAGGTATGTTAAATGCTAGGAATACTAAGATGGAGAGGATAACTACAATTATTAGAGTTTATAACTCCGTTAAGCGAAAAGGTGTAAGTGATGTAATTATAGGTAATAATACCCTATTTGATTTTATACCAGAGGTAGTTGTTGTAAAGAAACTTAAACTTTTAAAGAAATTAGAAAAGGTGGAAATCAATGAGTAA
- a CDS encoding cobyrinate a,c-diamide synthase has translation MKRILLSSDRSGSGKTLITSAIMRALSKKYKVRGFKAGPDFIDPGYHKIATGFPSINLDLWMMGKNNVKRSLAKYGKEFDIGIIEGVMGLYDGVDTLYSTYELAKVTKTPIILIINCSNIGSTVGAIVKGLKYYRSDVSIRGVIFNKIASETHYNYCRNAVEDVEVLGYVPFDKNLEIKSRHLGLVTVEDNREVQNLIRYASELVEKYVDLDKIYEMASDEDLEIDLPEDNESNGVKRKMAIAYDPAFSFYYQENLDILKNKYELEFFSPLNNEYVEDAEAIYIGGGYPELHLNELEKSTRTKKWLKNMSYAGVKIYAECGGLMYLSKNLIDENNKNHSMTGIFDIDIKTKDKLTIGYTELEAVKENFIVNKNNVVRGHEFHVSKPISVNEKEFVFKVRIGKGIINKLDGVKSNNTVASYSHLHFSNFQLRIVF, from the coding sequence ATGAAAAGGATATTGTTATCATCAGATAGAAGTGGATCAGGTAAAACGCTTATAACCTCAGCAATAATGAGAGCACTATCTAAAAAATATAAAGTCAGAGGTTTCAAAGCGGGACCAGATTTCATAGATCCAGGATATCACAAGATTGCCACAGGTTTTCCTTCAATAAACTTGGACTTATGGATGATGGGAAAAAATAATGTAAAAAGAAGTCTAGCGAAATACGGAAAGGAATTCGATATAGGAATAATTGAGGGAGTAATGGGCTTATATGATGGTGTTGACACGCTTTACAGCACTTATGAGCTAGCCAAGGTTACTAAGACCCCAATAATTTTAATAATTAACTGCTCCAACATAGGGAGCACTGTAGGTGCAATTGTAAAGGGGCTAAAATATTATAGAAGCGACGTAAGTATAAGGGGTGTAATCTTTAATAAAATAGCTTCTGAGACCCATTATAATTACTGTAGGAACGCAGTAGAGGATGTTGAAGTTTTAGGCTATGTCCCATTTGATAAGAATTTAGAAATTAAGTCTAGACATTTAGGTTTAGTTACCGTCGAAGATAATAGAGAAGTACAAAACTTAATTAGATATGCCTCAGAGTTAGTAGAGAAATACGTTGATTTAGATAAGATCTATGAAATGGCTTCAGATGAAGATCTTGAAATCGATCTTCCGGAAGATAATGAGAGTAATGGGGTAAAAAGAAAAATGGCAATAGCTTACGATCCAGCATTTAGTTTCTATTATCAAGAAAACTTGGATATATTGAAAAATAAATACGAATTGGAATTCTTCAGCCCTCTAAATAACGAATATGTGGAGGATGCGGAAGCCATATATATCGGGGGAGGTTATCCAGAACTTCATCTAAATGAGTTAGAAAAGTCCACTAGAACGAAGAAATGGCTTAAAAATATGTCTTACGCGGGAGTAAAAATCTATGCTGAGTGCGGTGGACTAATGTACTTATCTAAAAACCTAATAGACGAAAATAATAAAAACCATAGTATGACTGGTATTTTTGATATTGATATAAAAACTAAAGATAAATTAACAATTGGATATACAGAATTAGAGGCAGTTAAAGAGAACTTCATAGTTAATAAGAACAATGTAGTCAGGGGGCATGAATTTCATGTGTCTAAACCCATAAGCGTTAATGAAAAAGAATTTGTATTTAAAGTTAGAATAGGGAAAGGTATTATTAATAAATTGGACGGCGTAAAAAGCAATAACACTGTTGCAAGTTACTCTCACTTACACTTTTCTAACTTTCAGCTGAGGATTGTTTTTTGA
- a CDS encoding DUF2208 family protein, with the protein MSSTGYNPFNWKFVLLSQVMMILFSLVLSFFPKYFIEFYILYILVYLGITSVIMMRSNPLLRERRSLGEIANARTLYEEKKASELVNQDEEYLKETTEVMKKNFSSMGIMFLYMIILILVYNYVIIRFVTNIDNTLYKFGFFVLYFELLYGVSFLMNRRVLKFQTNIPMAPTSYKITEKGIIATDRSGVFLPSKYLIDAQISQNRDKKYIEIRSSSKFPFQVRLYSQDIDKVSELIERVKKIELKKQSSAES; encoded by the coding sequence ATGTCCTCTACTGGATATAATCCATTCAACTGGAAGTTTGTACTACTATCACAAGTAATGATGATATTGTTTTCTCTAGTACTTAGCTTTTTCCCAAAGTATTTTATAGAATTTTACATACTATACATTTTAGTTTACTTGGGTATAACATCAGTAATAATGATGCGTTCGAATCCTTTACTTAGAGAGAGGAGATCCTTAGGTGAAATAGCTAATGCTAGAACCTTATATGAAGAGAAAAAAGCAAGTGAACTCGTAAACCAAGATGAGGAGTATTTAAAGGAAACTACTGAGGTAATGAAGAAGAATTTCTCCTCAATGGGTATTATGTTCTTATACATGATAATACTAATATTAGTTTATAATTATGTGATAATTAGATTTGTTACTAATATTGATAATACATTATATAAATTTGGATTCTTCGTGTTGTATTTTGAATTGCTCTACGGTGTTAGCTTTTTAATGAATAGACGTGTACTAAAGTTTCAAACTAATATCCCCATGGCGCCTACATCATATAAAATAACAGAAAAAGGTATTATAGCTACTGATAGATCTGGCGTATTTTTACCATCAAAGTATCTAATAGATGCCCAAATTTCTCAAAATAGAGATAAAAAGTACATTGAGATTAGGTCTTCATCAAAGTTCCCATTCCAGGTGAGACTGTATTCACAAGATATAGATAAAGTTTCCGAATTAATTGAGAGGGTAAAGAAAATAGAGCTCAAAAAACAATCCTCAGCTGAAAGTTAG
- a CDS encoding RNA polymerase subunit Rpo13, translated as MVSGMSTDEEKEGTSDEEVNEEKEVEETSEDEFPKLSIQDIELLMRNTEIWDNLLNGKITLEEAKKLFEDNYKEYEKRDSRRKAKKAVSKKVKKTKKKEKSVEG; from the coding sequence ATGGTATCTGGTATGTCAACAGATGAGGAAAAGGAAGGGACTAGTGACGAGGAGGTTAATGAGGAAAAGGAAGTTGAGGAGACATCGGAAGACGAGTTTCCAAAACTTTCAATACAAGATATAGAGCTACTAATGAGAAATACTGAAATTTGGGATAACTTGTTGAACGGTAAGATTACTTTGGAGGAAGCTAAGAAGTTGTTTGAGGATAATTACAAGGAATATGAAAAGAGGGATTCTAGGAGGAAAGCTAAAAAGGCTGTTAGTAAAAAAGTTAAAAAGACAAAGAAAAAAGAGAAGAGCGTAGAGGGTTAA
- the pcn gene encoding proliferating cell nuclear antigen (pcna), protein MIYLKSFERNIRLINMKVVYDDVRVLKDIIQALARLVDEAVLKFKQDSVELVALDRAHISLISVNLPREMFKEYDVNDEFKFGFNTQYLMKILKVAKRKEAIEIASESPDSVIINIIGSTNREFNVRNLEVSEQEIPEINLQFDISATISSDGFKSAISEVSTVTDNVVVEGHEDRILIKAEGESEVEVEFSKDTGGLQDLEFSKESKNSYSAEYLDDVLSLTKLSDYVKISFGNQKPLQLFFNMEGGGKVTYLLAPKV, encoded by the coding sequence ATGATATATCTTAAATCTTTTGAAAGGAATATAAGATTGATTAACATGAAAGTAGTTTACGATGATGTAAGGGTTCTTAAAGATATCATACAAGCCTTAGCCAGGTTAGTTGATGAAGCGGTATTAAAGTTTAAGCAAGACAGCGTAGAGTTAGTCGCGCTAGATAGAGCTCATATTTCCCTTATATCAGTAAACTTGCCTAGAGAGATGTTTAAGGAGTATGATGTAAATGACGAATTTAAATTTGGCTTTAATACTCAATATTTAATGAAAATTTTGAAAGTAGCCAAGAGAAAAGAGGCAATAGAGATAGCTAGTGAATCTCCAGACAGTGTTATCATAAATATTATAGGGAGTACTAATAGAGAATTTAATGTTAGGAACCTAGAGGTATCTGAACAAGAGATACCAGAGATCAATCTACAATTTGATATATCAGCGACTATTTCCTCAGATGGTTTTAAGTCTGCTATATCAGAAGTTTCCACAGTTACGGATAATGTAGTTGTAGAGGGCCACGAAGATAGAATACTAATTAAGGCTGAAGGTGAAAGCGAGGTTGAAGTTGAATTTTCAAAAGATACCGGAGGTCTTCAAGATTTGGAATTCTCTAAAGAGTCCAAGAATTCATATTCCGCGGAATATCTTGATGACGTCTTATCTTTAACTAAACTTTCAGATTATGTGAAGATTTCATTCGGTAATCAGAAGCCCCTTCAGTTATTCTTTAATATGGAGGGAGGGGGGAAAGTTACTTATTTATTAGCTCCAAAAGTTTGA